A portion of the Agrobacterium tumefaciens genome contains these proteins:
- the tssK gene encoding type VI secretion system baseplate subunit TssK — translation MRHENRVAWSEGMFLRVQHFQQSDRWTERLVRNTTRNLSPYPWGIVEIGVDRSALSIGQFALSNLRGILPDGTPFEAPEDSDLPPPLDLDESVKNAIIYLALPARQPGKADMSASGHNDTNNVRFTASTYEVSDTNMETDFVAPIDVGRLSLKFLKTGDDLSGYELIGLARVIEVRSDRAVILDPDFIPPSLSCAAAPRLNELLTELLGIVRHRAQAIAERIGDPTIRGTAEVGDYFLLQILNRADPLLAHRCANATRFHPIRFYEDCIQLAGELATFTTDRKRATDFPPYRHDDLKATFGAVFDDLRTSLSAVLEQAAVAIELVERRHGVRVGTIHDRTLLRDAGFVLAVRADMAAEDIRRRLPAQIKVGPVERISELVNVALPGIPVRSLPVLPRQLPYRSGTVYFEIDTQSPLWKQLDTSGAIALHLAGEFPGLEMEMWALRE, via the coding sequence ATGAGACATGAGAACCGTGTAGCCTGGAGCGAGGGCATGTTTCTTCGCGTCCAGCATTTTCAGCAGTCCGACCGTTGGACCGAACGCCTGGTGCGCAACACCACACGCAACCTTTCGCCCTATCCGTGGGGGATCGTTGAGATCGGGGTCGATCGCAGCGCCTTGTCGATAGGGCAATTCGCTCTGTCGAACCTGCGCGGCATCCTTCCCGACGGCACGCCCTTCGAGGCGCCTGAGGATTCCGACCTGCCGCCGCCGCTCGATCTCGACGAAAGCGTCAAAAATGCCATCATCTATCTCGCCCTGCCGGCCCGGCAGCCGGGTAAGGCCGACATGTCCGCCAGCGGCCACAACGACACCAACAATGTGCGTTTCACCGCATCCACCTATGAAGTCTCCGATACCAATATGGAGACGGATTTCGTGGCCCCGATTGATGTCGGCCGCCTGAGCCTGAAGTTCCTCAAGACCGGTGACGATCTTTCCGGTTATGAACTCATCGGGCTGGCGCGGGTAATCGAAGTCCGCTCCGACCGTGCGGTCATTCTCGATCCTGATTTCATCCCTCCAAGCCTCAGCTGCGCGGCAGCGCCCCGTCTCAACGAATTGCTGACGGAGCTTCTTGGGATCGTGCGCCACCGCGCCCAGGCGATCGCCGAACGCATCGGTGATCCGACGATCCGGGGGACGGCGGAAGTGGGCGATTATTTCCTGCTGCAGATCCTCAACCGGGCCGATCCGCTACTGGCGCATCGCTGTGCCAACGCTACGCGTTTTCATCCCATCCGCTTTTACGAAGACTGCATCCAGCTTGCCGGCGAGCTCGCCACCTTCACCACGGATAGAAAGCGGGCGACAGATTTCCCGCCCTATCGACACGACGATCTGAAAGCCACCTTCGGCGCTGTGTTTGATGATCTGCGTACCTCGCTGTCTGCGGTTCTGGAACAGGCGGCCGTCGCAATCGAACTGGTGGAACGCCGTCATGGCGTCCGCGTCGGCACTATCCACGACCGCACGCTTCTGCGCGACGCCGGCTTCGTGCTTGCCGTGCGGGCGGATATGGCTGCCGAGGATATTCGCCGCCGCCTGCCGGCACAGATCAAGGTCGGTCCGGTGGAACGGATTTCCGAACTGGTTAATGTGGCACTGCCGGGTATTCCCGTGCGGTCCCTGCCGGTTCTGCCGCGGCAACTACCCTATCGATCCGGCACCGTTTATTTCGAGATCGACACGCAGTCGCCGCTCTGGAAACAGCTCGATACTTCAGGGGCGATTGCCCTGCATCTGGCGGGAGAATTTCCCGGGCTTGAAATGGAAATGTGGGCATTACGCGAATGA
- a CDS encoding type VI secretion system-associated FHA domain protein, with the protein MDMKLALKDTRNIGAARASQWTFERGRRVIGRSRECDWQIDDNERRVSKLHCTLNRDGEGFTIMDQSANGTLVDGRLLLEGESARLRDGSQINIGGQVFQVAISGDAELDFSDPDASLRISDEPLTISAILADIAPNGRSAGGMMGNTASVDDWSETWREGAKRKAKSISRNVEIGWSEPPAAHGISAILPDNWDEEPVASSEHEHTDALNTPVMISRPVSAARSEDFDNVFPETEENLRVENASAAGVSTAPEIGDLLTTLEQESADCLAVLDLESEHAGQGSSASLSERMERLIRQQRQLAYALETLIHGCTQRLEPRFIEASVDAGNDFRAKIGRRDWQGLIIKTDYWSAYKKQFEENGRPLPVRQFLQRAARGEAAPVRQTDAATADAKGVNDHDET; encoded by the coding sequence ATGGATATGAAGCTTGCACTCAAGGACACACGCAATATCGGAGCAGCAAGAGCCAGTCAGTGGACCTTCGAGCGCGGCCGCCGCGTCATTGGCCGTTCGCGGGAATGCGACTGGCAGATCGACGACAATGAACGGCGCGTTTCCAAGCTGCACTGTACACTCAACCGCGATGGCGAAGGCTTCACGATAATGGACCAGAGCGCGAATGGCACGCTGGTCGATGGCCGCCTTCTGCTCGAAGGCGAAAGCGCACGTCTCCGCGACGGTTCGCAAATCAACATTGGCGGGCAGGTTTTTCAGGTCGCCATCAGCGGCGATGCCGAACTGGATTTTTCCGACCCCGACGCATCCCTGCGAATAAGCGACGAGCCGCTGACCATTTCGGCGATCCTTGCGGACATCGCCCCGAACGGCCGTTCGGCCGGCGGCATGATGGGCAACACTGCCTCTGTCGACGACTGGTCCGAAACATGGCGGGAGGGCGCCAAACGGAAGGCGAAATCCATTTCGCGAAATGTCGAGATCGGCTGGAGCGAACCGCCCGCGGCGCATGGAATAAGTGCCATTCTTCCTGATAACTGGGATGAGGAGCCGGTTGCAAGCAGCGAGCACGAACATACCGACGCGCTAAACACGCCCGTCATGATCTCTCGCCCGGTTTCGGCCGCCCGCAGCGAAGATTTCGACAATGTTTTCCCGGAGACAGAAGAAAACTTACGAGTGGAAAACGCATCGGCTGCAGGCGTTTCTACCGCGCCGGAGATTGGTGATCTTCTAACCACGCTGGAGCAGGAAAGCGCCGATTGTCTAGCCGTTCTCGACCTCGAGAGCGAGCACGCTGGCCAAGGTTCGTCAGCCTCCCTGAGCGAGCGGATGGAAAGGCTCATCCGCCAGCAGCGGCAACTTGCCTACGCGCTCGAAACTTTGATCCATGGTTGCACGCAAAGGCTCGAGCCGAGGTTTATCGAGGCGTCTGTCGATGCCGGCAACGATTTCCGGGCAAAGATCGGCCGCCGGGACTGGCAGGGGCTGATCATCAAAACAGACTACTGGTCCGCCTACAAAAAGCAATTCGAAGAAAACGGCCGTCCATTGCCGGTCAGGCAGTTCCTGCAGCGCGCAGCGCGTGGTGAAGCCGCGCCGGTACGGCAGACTGACGCGGCCACAGCCGATGCCAAGGGGGTAAATGACCACGATGAGACATGA
- the tssG gene encoding type VI secretion system baseplate subunit TssG, with protein sequence MEQQTPTIKDRQAALLSNDPGRFDPATAFRVAQFVSADDGIVIGAHGGIQPTPLAVSGFSRKRGHAELKSAFAPIVGPLGSLPPAYGELLQREERNRSGALASFFNLFAARLSELFVSATEKYRLARGLRWSADQRDNGFRKTLLALIGFRTAGLVEKAGVSEDALLRFSGLLAGRNRNVSALTSMLCEFTGLPVHIEQFRRRWVALPLHEQSQLGQASGLRLGQNSTAGSAVEDMSGGFRVVIGPVAYADYLALTPGSKRLAEIFSLTRLFVGSALHFDVQVILKKEDIPFCRLGQSDAPARLGWNSWARVAPAQQDSADAVVTEREGSAISA encoded by the coding sequence ATGGAACAGCAGACGCCAACCATCAAAGACAGACAGGCGGCGCTTCTCAGCAACGATCCCGGCCGTTTTGACCCTGCAACCGCGTTTCGCGTCGCCCAGTTCGTTTCGGCGGATGACGGGATCGTCATCGGCGCCCATGGTGGAATACAGCCGACACCGCTTGCAGTCAGCGGTTTCAGCCGCAAGCGCGGTCATGCCGAACTGAAATCAGCTTTCGCGCCCATCGTCGGCCCGCTTGGTTCGCTACCGCCGGCATACGGCGAACTGCTGCAACGGGAAGAACGCAATCGTTCGGGCGCGCTGGCCAGCTTCTTCAACCTTTTTGCGGCAAGGCTCAGCGAGCTGTTTGTATCCGCGACGGAAAAATACCGTCTTGCAAGGGGTTTGCGCTGGTCGGCCGATCAGAGGGACAACGGTTTCCGCAAAACACTGCTCGCCCTCATCGGGTTCCGCACTGCCGGTCTGGTCGAGAAAGCAGGCGTGAGCGAAGACGCGCTCCTGCGTTTCAGCGGTCTTCTGGCCGGCCGCAACCGCAATGTTTCGGCCCTGACATCAATGCTTTGCGAATTCACGGGACTTCCGGTCCATATCGAACAGTTTCGCCGGCGTTGGGTGGCTTTACCGCTTCACGAACAAAGCCAGCTGGGGCAGGCATCAGGACTGAGGCTCGGACAGAACTCGACAGCGGGAAGCGCTGTCGAAGATATGAGCGGCGGCTTCCGGGTCGTGATCGGCCCTGTCGCATATGCGGATTACCTTGCCCTCACGCCCGGTTCGAAACGGCTTGCGGAAATATTTTCTCTGACACGCCTGTTCGTCGGAAGCGCATTGCACTTCGATGTGCAGGTGATCCTGAAAAAGGAGGACATTCCCTTTTGCCGCCTCGGCCAGTCCGATGCTCCCGCCCGTCTCGGCTGGAACAGCTGGGCTCGCGTGGCACCCGCCCAACAAGACAGCGCTGACGCTGTGGTGACCGAGCGGGAAGGCTCGGCGATTTCCGCGTGA
- the tssF gene encoding type VI secretion system baseplate subunit TssF, which yields MAEGFLEKYNDELFALRKRASRFAAAFPKIAGRLRMTGDVADDPHVERLIQSFAYSAARVRQKLDDEFPELSDSLLETLYPHYLAPIPSMSVVQFAPSPALATVQTLPRHSEILAEPVGGESCRFRTTQDVEIVPLEIAAATLTGQPIDAPFSASFAGTASCLRLSLRSTAPRSGTFPEMGLTKLQIFLSAAWQQATALYELLTNHCVGMALARHAEDKEAVFLPAGSLTPSGYSRDKAMLPYPANSFDGYRLLTEFFALPQKFLFLDIDGLQKWGGGDCELYIYLDAADTRLERMVSVRDFVLNASPVINLFKQSCEPLSLDGTRTEYRLLPDARRQRTREIYAVENVQLTSRSGQTEKTSPFFGRTQRNNGANVYWQIQRRFDDDGSSDTDIAFVDQKRGPLGPLDMVASIDTLCLNRELPSQLPFGGGHPFLQLSTGNEAVKSIHALMPPTEAIRVNERSAREWRLISHLLLNHLSLSDNGGAPLKDILSLYSFRDSPETRQIVEAISHVEAQNSHARIGSAMVPGTDITVEFDPALIARPAAFVFAGVLNHFFGLYTSINSFTRLTATMRGHSKPIARWPARAADRPLL from the coding sequence GCTTCCTCGAAAAGTACAATGACGAGCTTTTTGCGCTGCGAAAGCGCGCATCTCGTTTCGCGGCGGCGTTTCCGAAGATCGCCGGAAGGCTGCGGATGACGGGCGACGTTGCCGACGATCCGCATGTCGAGCGTCTGATCCAGAGTTTCGCCTATTCCGCCGCCCGGGTGCGCCAGAAGCTGGATGACGAATTCCCCGAACTGTCGGACAGTCTGCTGGAAACGCTCTATCCGCATTATCTTGCCCCGATCCCTTCGATGAGCGTCGTGCAATTCGCTCCGAGCCCGGCGCTGGCAACCGTGCAGACGCTTCCCCGCCACAGCGAAATTCTCGCCGAACCGGTTGGCGGCGAAAGCTGCCGTTTCCGCACCACGCAGGACGTCGAGATCGTTCCACTGGAGATCGCAGCTGCCACACTCACCGGTCAGCCGATCGATGCCCCTTTTTCGGCGTCCTTTGCCGGCACGGCCAGCTGTTTGAGGCTTTCGCTACGCAGCACGGCCCCGCGCAGCGGTACTTTCCCGGAAATGGGACTGACGAAACTCCAGATTTTCCTGTCCGCCGCATGGCAGCAGGCGACAGCGCTTTACGAGCTTTTGACCAACCATTGCGTCGGCATGGCGCTTGCGCGTCACGCCGAGGACAAGGAAGCCGTTTTCCTGCCCGCCGGAAGTCTTACGCCGTCCGGGTACTCTCGCGATAAAGCCATGCTGCCATATCCAGCCAACAGTTTTGATGGATACCGGCTTCTCACCGAATTCTTCGCGCTGCCGCAGAAATTTCTGTTTCTCGATATTGACGGCCTGCAGAAATGGGGCGGCGGCGACTGCGAGCTATACATTTATCTGGATGCGGCGGACACGCGGCTTGAGCGCATGGTGTCGGTCAGAGATTTTGTGTTGAACGCCTCGCCGGTGATCAACCTGTTCAAACAAAGTTGCGAACCGCTCAGTCTTGATGGTACGCGGACGGAATACAGGTTGCTGCCGGATGCACGGCGGCAGCGGACGCGCGAGATCTATGCCGTTGAAAACGTTCAACTGACCAGCCGTTCCGGACAGACCGAGAAGACGTCTCCGTTTTTTGGTCGCACACAGCGCAATAATGGCGCAAACGTTTACTGGCAGATACAGCGCCGGTTCGATGATGACGGCTCTTCCGATACGGACATCGCCTTCGTGGATCAGAAGCGCGGCCCGCTTGGGCCGCTCGACATGGTGGCAAGCATCGATACACTTTGCCTCAACCGCGAACTGCCAAGCCAGCTTCCCTTTGGCGGCGGGCACCCATTCCTGCAGCTTTCTACCGGCAACGAGGCGGTGAAATCCATCCATGCACTGATGCCGCCGACGGAGGCGATCCGCGTCAACGAGCGTTCGGCACGCGAGTGGCGGCTGATCTCACATCTTCTCCTCAACCATCTCTCGCTCAGCGACAACGGCGGCGCACCGCTGAAGGACATTCTGTCACTGTATTCCTTCAGGGACAGCCCGGAAACCCGACAGATCGTGGAGGCGATCAGCCATGTCGAGGCGCAGAATTCTCATGCCCGGATTGGCTCGGCCATGGTACCGGGAACAGATATCACGGTGGAGTTTGACCCGGCACTGATCGCGCGACCTGCCGCATTTGTTTTCGCCGGCGTCCTCAACCATTTCTTCGGGCTCTACACCTCGATCAACAGTTTCACGCGACTGACGGCGACGATGCGAGGCCACTCCAAACCGATTGCCCGCTGGCCAGCCCGCGCGGCCGACCGGCCGCTGCTTTAG